The following coding sequences lie in one Cotesia glomerata isolate CgM1 linkage group LG5, MPM_Cglom_v2.3, whole genome shotgun sequence genomic window:
- the LOC123264746 gene encoding A-kinase anchor protein 10, mitochondrial — protein MLQFFKKTGRDKFKSQSSPAKSTSSGKSFVDGSPLTRGSTLSTSTSSSSIGATSSILSRPLASRSLEEEEADDDEEIRDSLKIEISSARSRLSKTLSEILDDKDALGYFMQFMESRGKLALIKFWMEVEFVRETADENIIVNNINSNDNLTADDNDNCLKTGCNGDNDNNEDSKDKDNNDFENNQRPKTRLMLDNSMNCKSHDGDSEGMSSVFQDALKIYNRYIVKDNLRLGELTVEFKAQIEAAANNLNAVMLINGLLLAQKIVYKVLEDEYINDFLRSEFHCKHQIDVLTSGDVKLADILFNETALFYFMEFMEVENKRELLDFWMSAVNYKQNLLAKTTSDPTEAQADALVIYEKYFSLQATMPLGFTDKIRFEIEQNICREGDDGPQPDCFDKPSIIVYNFLTKHYLPAFLSSQLYYKYLSELISAIQSGACASHSHQRLKRAESDCSSEISIFSLGMHDTSQMSNNEDDNRSSRDNKINDSLNIDTRQLYDPDSLWKRHKYSLSVGYVDSMGRFVTEIERDPHRKYESRLSRAVKRLIHMEEDKAKEELAWKIAEMIVREITSLTLGVPELPS, from the exons atgttacaattttttaagaaaacag GTAGAGACAAATTTAAATCTCAAAGCTCACCTGCCAAGTCAACGAGCTCTGGAAAGTCATTTGTTGATGGTTCGCCGCTGACAAGAGGCTCGACATTGTCAACGTCAACATCGTCATCGTCGATAGGAGCAACATCATCTATTTTATCACGACCATTAGCGTCTCGTAGTCTAGAAGAAGAGGAAGCTGACGATGACGAAGAGATACGTGAcagtttaaaaatagaaatatcaTCAGCACGCTCGCGGTTGTCCAAAACATTGAGTGAGATACTCGATGACAAAGATGCGCTTGGGTACTTCATGCAATTCATGGAGAGCCGAGGTAAATTAGCGCTAATTAAATTCTGGATGGAGGTTGAATTTGTCAGGGAAACAGCTGATGAGAATATTAttgtcaataatattaattcaaatgaTAATCTTACGGCTGATGACAATGATAATTGTCTGAAAACCGGCTGTAAtggtgataatgataataatgaggATAGTAAAGATAAGGATAATAATGACTTTGAAAATAATCAACGACCAAAGACTAGGTTAATGTTAGATAATTCAATGAATTGTAAAAGTCATGATGGTGATAGTGAAGGAATGTCTAGTGTTTTTCAGGacgctttgaaaatttataatagataTATTGTTAAGGATAATTTGAGATTGGGAGAGCTTACGGTTGAATTTAAAGCCCAAATTGAAGCTGCTGcgaataatttaaatgcaGTTATGCTAATTAATGGGTTACTCTTGGCGCAAAAGATTGTTTATAAAGTTTTGGAAGATGA gtatattaatgattttttacgaAGTGAATTTCATTGTAAGCATCAAATAGATGTTTTAACGAGTGGTGATGTTAAATTAGCTGATATATTGTTCAACGAAACagcattattttattttatggag tttatgGAAGTAGAGAACAAACGAGAGTTACTGGATTTCTGGATGTCTGCAGTGAATTACAAGCAAAATCTTTTGGCAAAAACGACTAGTGACCCAACGGAAGCCCAAGCTGACGCTCTcgtaatatatgaaaa gTATTTTAGTCTCCAAGCGACAATGCCTTTGGGTTTCACAGATAAAATAAGATTTGAAATAGAACAAAATATATGTCGCGAAGGCGATGATGGCCCACAACCAGATTGTTTCGACAAACCCagtataattgtatataattttttaacaaaa CATTATCTACCTGCCTTCTTATCTTCCCAATTGTATTACAAATACTTATCAGAGTTAATCAGCGCGATTCAAAGTGGCGCTTGTGCTTCTCACTCCCATCAACGTTTGAAAAGAGcag AGTCTGATTGTAGCAGtgaaataagtatttttagcCTAGGAATGCACGATACATCACAAATGAGTAATAATGAGGATGATAATCGTTCATCacgtgataataaaataaatgatagtttaaatattgataCTCGGCAACTTTATGATCCCGATTCTCTCTggaaacgtcataagtacag tttgagtGTCGGATATGTTGATAGTATGGGACGATTCGTCACTGAAATAGAACGAGATCCTCATCGTAAATATg AATCTCGTTTATCACGAGCAGTCAAGAGACTTATCCACATGGAAGAAGATAag gCTAAAGAAGAATTAGCGTGGAAAATAGCAGAGATGATTGTACGTGAGATAACGTCGCTTACTTTGGGTGTACCAGAACTTCCatcttga
- the LOC123264747 gene encoding G-protein coupled receptor 143-like isoform X2, translating to MADPTIQTFCCKHNNNTDMAIIIMQEFNTDVYNVVCMLSSIIGIIGAIYQILPREEVYNQYRWQNFSSSRSRKIIIWLAVADLFASLGVFLRSILWINYKPIMPATDTSNVIFCALSSAWTQYFYMSTWIWTLSYAIDMKLLLSERPSKYGWYHAAAWICPALLTTFGLSILYIPEANCHESITMSTAILRILPNYCVTYLLLGIVMIVNPVLYISSTKDLQNAVTCSMAQMTGRERKLVQSIQVKFAMINLVYYVCWLPNLINGILLWTLWFNLPAKVIIALWYVMAATNPLQAFFNAIVYQRWGKRERFFSWWKKLGQLMTTGT from the exons ATGGCCGATCCGACAATCCAAACATTTTGTTGTAAGCACAACAATAATACCGATATGGCTATTATTATAATGCAGGAATTCAATACCGATGTTTATAATGTTGTTTGTATGTTGTCATCAATTATTGGAATAATTGGTGCTATCTATCag atATTACCCAGAGAAGAAGTTTACAATCAATATCGCTGGcagaatttttcttcttcaagaAGTCGGAAGATCATTATTTGGCTCGCTGTTGCTGACTTATTTGCATCACtag gaGTATTTCTTCGTTCAATATTATGGATTAATTATAAACCAATAATGCCAGCAACAGACACGTCAAATGTCATATTTTGCGCATTGTCATCA GCATGGACACAATACTTTTACATGTCAACCTGGATTTGGACACTGTCTTATGCGATAGACATGAAGCTATTGCTGAGTGAACGACCAAGTAAATATGGATGGTATCACGCAGCTGCTTGGATTTGCCCTGCACTATTAACAACATTCGGATTATCTATTCTTTACATCCCAGAGGCAAA tTGCCACGAGTCAATAACAATGAGTACAGctattttacgaattttacCAAATTACTGCGTAACTTATTTATTGTTGGGCATTGTCATGATCGTTAATCcagtattatatatatcatcAACCAAAGATTTACAAAATGCAGTCACATGTAGTATGGCACAGATGACTGGACGTGAAAGGAAACTTGTGCAAAGTATTCAAGTTAAATTTGCTATGATTAATCTAGTTTATTATGTTTGCTGGCTGCCTAACTTGATTAATGGAATACTTTTGTGGACACTTTGGTTTAATTTGCCCGCTAAAGTCATTATTGCGCTGTGGTATGTCATG gcCGCAACAAACCCACTACAAGCGTTTTTCAATGCAATAGTTTATCAGCGATGGGGTAAACGAGAACGATTTTTTTCATGGTGGAAAAAGTTGGGTCAATTGATGACAACTG GTACGTAG
- the LOC123264747 gene encoding G-protein coupled receptor 143-like isoform X1, which yields MADPTIQTFCCKHNNNTDMAIIIMQEFNTDVYNVVCMLSSIIGIIGAIYQILPREEVYNQYRWQNFSSSRSRKIIIWLAVADLFASLGVFLRSILWINYKPIMPATDTSNVIFCALSSAWTQYFYMSTWIWTLSYAIDMKLLLSERPSKYGWYHAAAWICPALLTTFGLSILYIPEANCHESITMSTAILRILPNYCVTYLLLGIVMIVNPVLYISSTKDLQNAVTCSMAQMTGRERKLVQSIQVKFAMINLVYYVCWLPNLINGILLWTLWFNLPAKVIIALWYVMAATNPLQAFFNAIVYQRWGKRERFFSWWKKLGQLMTTGKYNNNELNEVSPLLTPQYECCTPHTSINGSSSL from the exons ATGGCCGATCCGACAATCCAAACATTTTGTTGTAAGCACAACAATAATACCGATATGGCTATTATTATAATGCAGGAATTCAATACCGATGTTTATAATGTTGTTTGTATGTTGTCATCAATTATTGGAATAATTGGTGCTATCTATCag atATTACCCAGAGAAGAAGTTTACAATCAATATCGCTGGcagaatttttcttcttcaagaAGTCGGAAGATCATTATTTGGCTCGCTGTTGCTGACTTATTTGCATCACtag gaGTATTTCTTCGTTCAATATTATGGATTAATTATAAACCAATAATGCCAGCAACAGACACGTCAAATGTCATATTTTGCGCATTGTCATCA GCATGGACACAATACTTTTACATGTCAACCTGGATTTGGACACTGTCTTATGCGATAGACATGAAGCTATTGCTGAGTGAACGACCAAGTAAATATGGATGGTATCACGCAGCTGCTTGGATTTGCCCTGCACTATTAACAACATTCGGATTATCTATTCTTTACATCCCAGAGGCAAA tTGCCACGAGTCAATAACAATGAGTACAGctattttacgaattttacCAAATTACTGCGTAACTTATTTATTGTTGGGCATTGTCATGATCGTTAATCcagtattatatatatcatcAACCAAAGATTTACAAAATGCAGTCACATGTAGTATGGCACAGATGACTGGACGTGAAAGGAAACTTGTGCAAAGTATTCAAGTTAAATTTGCTATGATTAATCTAGTTTATTATGTTTGCTGGCTGCCTAACTTGATTAATGGAATACTTTTGTGGACACTTTGGTTTAATTTGCCCGCTAAAGTCATTATTGCGCTGTGGTATGTCATG gcCGCAACAAACCCACTACAAGCGTTTTTCAATGCAATAGTTTATCAGCGATGGGGTAAACGAGAACGATTTTTTTCATGGTGGAAAAAGTTGGGTCAATTGATGACAACTGGTAAATATAACAACAATGAATTGAATGAAGTATCACCATTGTTGACACCGCAATATGAGTGCTGTACACCGCACACGAGTATAAACGGCTCGTCATCTCTATGA